From Paenibacillus antri:
GTCGGATATTTCCAAATACGATCCGGCCTCGCTGCAGCCGCTCGTGGAGCAGATGCAGTCGGCGTTCTACCAACTGGAAGACGCCGCGTTCCAAATTCGCGATTACCGCGAGAAAATCGAGTTTAATCCGGACAAGCTCGAGCGAATCGAACAGCGTCTGCAGACGCTGCATTCGCTGAAGCGCAAGTACGGCGACTCCGCCGAAGACATCTTGGCGTACGCGGCCAAGATCAAGAAGGAGCTCGACGACGTCGACAATCAGGAGGAGCGCATCGCGGAGCTGTCCGCTCGCCTCGACCAGCTTACGACGGCGCTGCGGACGCGGGCCGAGGCGCTGACCAGAGCGCGCCGCGCAGCCGCCGAGACGCTGTCCGGAAAACTGATGGAGCATCTGAAGGACTTACATATGGAGAAAACGAGGTTCGAGGTCGAGCTTCGTTCGAACGAGGGCGCGTTCCGGCCGGACGGCTGGGACACGGCCGAATTTCTGATCGCGCCGAATCCGGGCGAGCCGCTCCGCGGACTCGCCAAGATCGCTTCGGGCGGGGAGTTGTCGCGCATCATGCTCGCGATGAAGTCGATCTTCGCCGCGGTCGACCGGGTGCCGTCGCTCATTTTCGACGAGGTCGATACGGGGGTCAGCGGCCGCGCCGCGCAGGCGATCGCGGAGAAGATGGCCCGCCTCGCCGGGCAGGTGCAAGTGTTCGCGATCACGCATCTGCCGCAGGTCGCCTGCATGGCCGACGCGCATTACGCGATCGAGAAGAAGGTGAAGGGCGAGCGGACGTACACCGAGGTGAACGCGCTCGGCGTCGCCGAACGGACGGCGGAGCTGGCGCGCATGCTGGGCGGCGTCGAAGTGACCGATACGACGATGCGCCACGCGCAAGAAATGCTCGCGTTGGCGGATAGCAGAAAGTCCGGGCGGATGTAGGCCGTCAGGAATCATTTCCGAGTTTAAAACGAGCGGGGCGGGGATACCTTATAGGTACGTTATTGGCGACCGCGCCAAAGTGCCTAAGGCGTGAGAACGAAAAGGAGCGTGAGGCGTTTGACTTCCGGCACCAAGAAAAAACTTTTCGGACTTATGCTCGTCTTTCTCGTATGTCTTATTTCATGGTCCCCGCCGTTCCAGCGTTACGCATCGTTCCCTGAGACGCTGCACGTGTTCTCCGGCGAAGGGAAGGAGCTTTCGCTTAGTATGCCCGTTCATGCGGTCGGATCGGTGAAGGACCCCGATATCGTTCAGGTGAACGGCTCGTCCGAGCCGACGTTCGATCTGAACCTGGAGGAGCCGATCTCCCTCCAAACGTACAAAGCGGGACAGACGGAGATGCAGCTCAAGCTGTTCGGGAAAATCCCGTTCAAGACCGTCAAGGTCGACGTCGTACCGGATCTGAAGGTTATTCCAGGCGGACAGACGATCGGCGTCAAGATTAAGTCGAAGGGCATCCTCGTCGTCGGCCACCACTTGGTCCAGACGGAGGATCGCGGCAAAGTGTCTCCCGGCGAAGAGGCGAAGCTTAATGTCGGCGACGTCATCCTCGAGATGAACGGGAAGAAGCTGAACGACGTCAACAAAGTGGCGGA
This genomic window contains:
- the recN gene encoding DNA repair protein RecN; its protein translation is MLLELSVKHLAVIEEVRVSFRTGFHVFTGETGAGKSILIDALSLAIGGRASADLVRHGCAVAAIEALFDVPANHPARDILRDNGIEAPEDEPIIVRREVTAAGKSTARVNGQLVTIVALRSIGETLVNIHGQHEHQSLLRADRHLEWLDAFGGGGIAPAKAAYRSVYDEYAVTKRQLEQVSRSGKEALQMADLYRFQWEEIDAAKVKPGEDESLQEERQRLANSERLFAAANDAFEALYGGKRGLDSVTRAVQRMSDISKYDPASLQPLVEQMQSAFYQLEDAAFQIRDYREKIEFNPDKLERIEQRLQTLHSLKRKYGDSAEDILAYAAKIKKELDDVDNQEERIAELSARLDQLTTALRTRAEALTRARRAAAETLSGKLMEHLKDLHMEKTRFEVELRSNEGAFRPDGWDTAEFLIAPNPGEPLRGLAKIASGGELSRIMLAMKSIFAAVDRVPSLIFDEVDTGVSGRAAQAIAEKMARLAGQVQVFAITHLPQVACMADAHYAIEKKVKGERTYTEVNALGVAERTAELARMLGGVEVTDTTMRHAQEMLALADSRKSGRM